Proteins encoded by one window of Ulvibacter sp. MAR_2010_11:
- a CDS encoding universal stress protein, protein MKKILIPVDFSEHSEYALQVAATLAKKHGSKLVVLHMMGLSEAVLTKDESQEMFQAIYYMKLAEKRFNAFLEKDYLKGIDIQTTVQNYKEFHEIDKVARDFDADFIVMGSHGASGLKEVFVGSNTEKVVRYSALPVLVVKNKIKEFKMERVVFACDFNLDFIEPFKKAWKFFETTNTKFQIVFINLPDKYLSTQEMEERAFQFILRTGLDTSLMNDIVYYCDYNFENGIYSFSNKVDADLIIVPTHGRRGLAHFFSENLGESLMNHSDIPIMTFKV, encoded by the coding sequence ATGAAAAAAATACTTATTCCGGTCGATTTCTCAGAACATTCAGAATATGCTTTACAAGTTGCGGCAACCCTGGCAAAAAAGCATGGTTCGAAGTTGGTGGTATTACACATGATGGGTTTATCTGAAGCAGTACTCACGAAAGATGAATCGCAAGAGATGTTCCAGGCTATTTATTATATGAAATTGGCAGAAAAGCGATTTAATGCCTTTTTAGAGAAGGATTATTTGAAGGGTATAGACATCCAAACTACCGTTCAGAATTACAAGGAGTTTCACGAAATTGATAAAGTAGCTAGAGATTTTGACGCCGATTTTATTGTTATGGGGTCTCATGGTGCTAGTGGTTTGAAAGAAGTATTTGTAGGTTCTAATACTGAAAAAGTTGTGCGGTATTCGGCGTTGCCGGTGTTGGTTGTAAAAAATAAGATTAAGGAGTTTAAAATGGAACGCGTTGTATTTGCGTGCGATTTTAATCTGGATTTTATTGAACCCTTCAAAAAGGCTTGGAAATTTTTCGAAACTACAAACACAAAATTTCAGATAGTCTTTATAAATCTACCCGATAAATATTTAAGTACTCAAGAAATGGAGGAGAGGGCATTTCAGTTTATACTTCGAACAGGACTTGATACTTCGTTAATGAACGATATTGTTTATTATTGTGATTACAATTTTGAGAATGGTATCTACAGTTTTAGTAATAAAGTAGACGCCGATTTGATAATTGTTCCCACCCATGGTAGAAGAGGCTTGGCTCATTTCTTTTCTGAAAACCTAGGGGAATCATTAATGAATCACAGCGATATTCCCATAATGACCTTTAAAGTGTAA
- the hpf gene encoding ribosome hibernation-promoting factor, HPF/YfiA family, producing MTINIQFVKMKTSESMSAYTTKKLQKIEKKYEWVVRIEVFFKKENDPTEKGHICEMEVSLPGPKIFATSNEKNFEMAVKETISDLEKQLKKRKQKFTNQNISS from the coding sequence ATGACAATAAATATTCAATTTGTAAAGATGAAGACCAGCGAAAGTATGTCTGCTTATACAACCAAAAAACTTCAAAAAATTGAAAAAAAATATGAATGGGTTGTACGTATTGAGGTGTTCTTTAAAAAGGAAAACGACCCAACCGAAAAGGGACATATTTGCGAAATGGAAGTAAGTCTTCCGGGTCCCAAGATTTTTGCCACTTCAAACGAAAAAAACTTCGAAATGGCAGTTAAAGAGACTATATCAGATCTCGAAAAACAACTAAAAAAACGAAAGCAAAAATTTACTAATCAAAATATATCTTCATAG
- the trxA gene encoding thioredoxin — MKNNFKDIINSETPVLVDFFAEWCGPCKMLAPILKQVKEELGDAVKIVKIDVDKNQPLATKYQVKGVPTLLLFKNGQQVWRQSGVLQKNDIVAIIKSF, encoded by the coding sequence ATGAAGAATAATTTTAAAGACATAATTAATTCTGAAACTCCGGTTCTTGTCGATTTTTTTGCTGAATGGTGCGGACCATGCAAAATGCTTGCTCCAATTCTTAAACAGGTTAAAGAAGAACTAGGCGATGCTGTTAAAATCGTGAAAATTGACGTTGATAAAAATCAGCCGTTGGCCACCAAGTATCAAGTTAAAGGTGTACCTACGCTCTTATTATTCAAAAATGGGCAACAAGTTTGGAGACAGTCCGGTGTCCTTCAGAAAAATGATATTGTTGCGATAATTAAATCATTTTAG
- a CDS encoding mechanosensitive ion channel family protein — protein MDYFEFIKEWFNTHPTTTSIIKYIIWLLFVVGGIQFLRRYFKKSIADTSARYKTQKAIEIGGYLLIILLTISYFTGNIKDFTLAIGLFSAGIAITLQELFLSLAGSIYIFLVKVYAPGDRIEMNGIKGDVIDIDSIYTTMMEIGEWVSSDNYSGRIVKLSNAFVFKGPIYNYTQDFPFIWDELNIPIRYGSDTELAKKIIVSVASEILSEYTLASKKQWEGVVNKFYIEDAIVEPTLAITLTDNWLKFNLRYIVNYQKRRMTQHLLHDTIHTKINETNGKVVLASATIEVIRIPELKVGKDLK, from the coding sequence ATGGATTATTTCGAATTTATAAAAGAATGGTTTAACACCCATCCAACCACGACCAGCATTATTAAATATATAATATGGTTGTTATTTGTGGTAGGAGGGATTCAGTTTTTGCGTCGCTATTTTAAAAAAAGCATCGCTGACACCTCAGCCCGTTATAAGACTCAAAAAGCGATTGAAATTGGAGGTTATTTACTTATAATTCTTCTTACCATTTCCTATTTTACCGGGAATATTAAAGATTTCACACTTGCTATTGGTTTGTTCTCAGCTGGGATTGCTATTACGCTACAGGAATTATTCTTAAGCCTTGCAGGTTCCATCTATATTTTTTTGGTAAAAGTTTATGCTCCCGGTGACCGTATAGAAATGAATGGTATTAAAGGAGATGTAATAGACATAGATAGTATTTACACTACAATGATGGAAATAGGTGAGTGGGTGTCGAGTGATAATTACAGTGGTCGTATTGTGAAATTAAGCAATGCTTTTGTCTTTAAGGGTCCCATTTACAATTACACGCAGGACTTTCCCTTTATTTGGGATGAATTAAATATCCCCATTAGATATGGCTCGGATACAGAACTTGCAAAAAAAATTATTGTATCGGTTGCATCCGAAATCTTAAGTGAATATACACTGGCTTCAAAGAAACAATGGGAAGGGGTGGTCAACAAATTCTATATTGAAGACGCCATAGTAGAACCCACTCTTGCCATTACCCTAACCGACAACTGGCTAAAATTTAACCTTCGTTATATTGTTAATTATCAAAAAAGAAGAATGACCCAACATCTTTTGCACGATACCATTCATACTAAAATAAATGAAACCAATGGCAAGGTTGTGTTAGCATCAGCAACAATTGAAGTTATTCGGATTCCTGAACTTAAAGTTGGCAAAGATCTCAAATAA
- a CDS encoding DUF998 domain-containing protein: MRRYAYIYICAYLLLVVVSFVLPLFNGAGTQLIENNLSSLGAQQMQGNWIMNTTFGFMCLATLIYGSYTLKDQWVQLVVLYFFGVSLGMMAVYQAAGSNALVQYNHTSDALHFLFSELAGFGFLLLCISIYFKIRVPLYKMQTAAVIGIVIILSILQYQLPQYQGISQRILILISFGWLFYALTSYRSDFKKSPYINSKNLYKTVKNSIPPDEE, from the coding sequence ATGCGGCGCTACGCCTACATATATATTTGTGCCTATTTGCTACTTGTAGTGGTGTCGTTTGTACTGCCGCTTTTCAACGGCGCTGGCACCCAATTAATCGAAAACAATCTCAGTTCTTTGGGGGCTCAACAAATGCAGGGCAACTGGATTATGAACACTACTTTTGGTTTTATGTGTCTCGCAACTCTTATATACGGTTCATACACGTTAAAAGACCAATGGGTACAATTGGTGGTTTTGTATTTCTTCGGGGTTTCTTTAGGAATGATGGCAGTATATCAAGCGGCCGGATCCAATGCGCTAGTTCAATATAATCATACCAGTGATGCCTTACATTTTTTATTTTCTGAATTGGCAGGTTTCGGTTTTTTATTACTCTGTATTAGCATTTATTTTAAAATTAGAGTACCCCTATATAAAATGCAAACAGCAGCTGTAATTGGAATAGTAATAATACTCTCTATATTACAATATCAACTACCCCAATACCAGGGTATTTCTCAGAGAATATTAATTTTAATATCTTTCGGATGGTTGTTTTACGCACTCACATCATATCGTTCCGATTTTAAAAAAAGTCCTTATATTAACTCAAAGAATCTTTATAAAACAGTAAAAAACTCAATTCCCCCGGATGAAGAATAA